In a genomic window of Magnolia sinica isolate HGM2019 chromosome 16, MsV1, whole genome shotgun sequence:
- the LOC131228821 gene encoding putative disease resistance protein RGA1 — MGTLPLHHLPRLSEDDCLSLFMQRAFGHGRQEPPNLVMHAKEIVKKCGGIPLAAKALGGLMRFKTDERERLFVKESEIWNLPEEESDILPALKLSYYQLPSHLKQCFAYCSIFPKDHRIVKKKLILLWMAEGFIQPSDGSKQMEDIGGEYFNNLLWRSFFQDVDKDEDGNILWCKMHDLVHDLACSVAGIECSIVWVKNAVSIPNISRCLFLECECSEWVLTDQKPSRRSNHLRTLLVLLLRTLTIFIVGKDSGCGIRELQGLNLGEELTIQNLENVMCAADAQEANLKDKPNLHELHFSWGPDIDLQLEGNVKQTLEGLRPHPNLKRLTVEEYMGVGFPHWMSSSLLPNLIKVSLINCRRCEQLPPLSHLPFPNVLVISGMDAFKSIGKHFYGDDVTELTTLPCLPSMKGLELGDGNEMLLGSVANLSSFSSLKVEGFKELRSLPDGLFENHTHLLRLDIKECPKLESVSRELGNLAALESLSIYWCDKQWSNVLQPTSLELSSKSINPGVSKLNEFDRGAATCHNTGRSINRWNDSAGVDRKPVLASRFEYYAL, encoded by the exons ATGGGCACTCTCCCTCTGCACCATTTGCCAAGACTATCAGAGGATGATTGTTTGTCTCTGTTCATGCAGCGAGCATTTGGGCATGGAAGACAAGAACCTCCAAACCTCGTAATGCATGCAAAGGAAATTGTAAAGAAGTGTGGGGGCATCCCTTTGGCAGCGAAGGCATTGGGTGGCTTGATGCGCTTTAAAACAGATGAAAGAGAGCGGCTGTTTgtaaaagaaagtgaaatttgGAATTTACCTGAAGAAGAGAGTGACATTTTACCTGCTCTGAAGTTGAGTTATTATCAGCTTCCATCACATTTGAAGCAATGCTTTGCATATTGCTCAATATTTCCAAAAGATCATAGAATCGTTAAGAAGAAACTAATCCTATTATGGATGGCAGAAGGTTTCATTCAACCATCTGATGGAAGTAAACAAATGGAAGATATCGGTGGAGAGTATTTCAATAATCTACTGTGGCGGTCCTTCTTTCAGGATGTTGATAAAGATGAAGATGGGAATATATTATGGTGCAAGATGCATGACCTTGTGCATGATCTTGCATGCTCTGTTGCTGGGATTGAATGCTCAATCGTGTGGGTCAAGAATGCAGTGAGTATCCCTAACATATCtcgttgtttgtttttggagtgtGAGTGTAGTGAATGGGTCCTAACAGACCAAAAGCCCTCAAGGAGATCAAACCATTTGCGAACGCTGCTTGTGCTT CTCCTTCGGACCTTGACAATATTCATAGTTGGTAAGGATAGTGGATGTGGTATAAGAGAGCTGCAGGGTCTAAACCTTGGAGAAGAATTGACTATTCAAAACCTCGAGAATGTGATGTGTGCAGCAGATGCCCAGGAAGCAAACTTGAAGGATAAGCCAAACCTTCATGAGTTACACTTTTCATGGGGTCCGGATATTGATCTTCAGTTGGAAGGAAACGTGAAGCAAACCCTTGAAGGTCTCCgaccacatccaaatctcaaaagGTTGACTGTGGAAGAGTATATGGGTGTCGGATTTCCGCACTGGATGAGTTCTTCATTGCTTCCAAATCTGATTAAAGTTTCACTGATTAATTGCAGAAGATGCGAACAGCTCCCCCCACTCAGCCACTTACCATTCCCGAACGTTCTTGTGATAAGTGGAATGGATGCTTTCAAGTCTATTGGAAAGCATTTCTATGGCGACGATGTCACAGAG TTAACAACActtccatgccttccatctatgaAAGGATTGGAATTGGGGGATGGTAACGAGATGTTGTTAGGTTCAGTGGCAAACCTATCCTCATTTTCCTCCCTCAAGGTTGAAGGTTTCAAGGAGCTAAGGTCGCTGCCAGATGGGTTGTTTGAAAACCATACCCATCTCTTGAGACTAGATATTAAGGAATGCCCAAAGCTAGAGTCTGTATCTAGGGAGCTTGGAAACCTTGCTGCTCTAGAGTCTCTGTCTATTTATTGGTGTGATAAGCAG TGGTCTAACGTCCTTCAGCCTACAAGCCTTGAGCTGTCTTCAAAATCTATCAATCCAGGCGTGTCAAAGCTTAACGAGTTTGATAGGGGGGCTGCAACATGTCACAACACTGGAAGATCTATCAATCGGTGGAATGACTCCGCTGGAGTGGATAGGAAACCTGTCCTCGCTTCAAGGTTTGAATATTACGCATTGTGA